Proteins from a genomic interval of Candidatus Nanosynbacter sp. HMT-352:
- a CDS encoding ATP-dependent DNA helicase, whose protein sequence is MDQELALAILLSGRSALLTGAAGTGKTYLLNTFIAQARKRGKKVSVTATTGLAATHLGGNTIHSWSGIGVNDHLPNNFFERLSKTRRDVISKTDVLIIDEISMLHDFRLDMIDKVLRTVRENDRPFGGIQLVMSGDFFQLPPVNRPNEQGGGFVVYSDAWQELQPAVLYLERQYRQNDERLLEILTALRTGDVRRRHVEVLLARTEIEPPDDDITELHTVNVDVDDINIQKLAELPGEERSYQQTTTGSKIYVENLQRSVLAPENLVIKLGALVMAVKNSPQKLYANGSIGTVVDFEPLTEYPVVEFRDGRRVTMVPDVWELRDGERKRASISQVPLRLAWAITVHKSQGMTLDAAKIDLRKAFVEGMGYVALSRVRDLDNLYLYGINRRALEVSPDALAIDEVLRQASREFAERY, encoded by the coding sequence ATGGATCAAGAATTAGCGCTGGCTATTCTGCTGAGCGGTCGGTCGGCGTTGCTGACTGGTGCGGCTGGAACGGGCAAAACTTACCTGTTGAATACTTTTATTGCGCAGGCGCGAAAACGGGGTAAAAAGGTGTCGGTAACAGCGACAACTGGTCTGGCGGCAACGCACCTTGGGGGCAATACGATTCACAGCTGGAGTGGCATTGGTGTAAATGATCATTTACCGAACAATTTTTTTGAACGATTGTCAAAAACGCGGCGTGATGTGATTTCCAAAACTGACGTGCTGATTATTGACGAGATTTCAATGCTTCACGATTTTCGGCTGGATATGATTGATAAAGTTTTACGAACCGTCAGGGAAAATGATCGGCCGTTTGGTGGCATTCAGTTGGTGATGAGCGGCGACTTTTTCCAATTGCCGCCAGTTAATCGTCCAAATGAGCAGGGCGGCGGATTTGTGGTTTATTCTGATGCTTGGCAAGAACTTCAGCCGGCGGTTTTGTATTTGGAGCGACAATATCGTCAGAATGATGAGCGGCTTTTGGAGATTCTGACTGCTTTAAGAACTGGCGATGTTAGGCGACGTCATGTCGAGGTGCTGCTGGCGCGTACGGAAATTGAGCCGCCAGATGATGATATTACGGAACTACACACCGTAAACGTTGATGTTGATGATATCAATATTCAAAAATTGGCGGAATTGCCAGGAGAAGAGCGATCGTATCAGCAAACGACGACGGGCTCGAAGATTTATGTGGAAAATCTACAAAGGTCAGTTTTGGCGCCAGAAAATTTGGTAATTAAGCTGGGCGCGTTGGTGATGGCGGTTAAAAATTCGCCGCAAAAATTATATGCCAATGGAAGCATCGGCACGGTGGTTGATTTCGAGCCGTTGACGGAATATCCGGTTGTCGAGTTTCGAGATGGTCGTCGGGTGACGATGGTACCGGATGTTTGGGAATTGCGGGACGGAGAGCGCAAACGAGCGAGTATTTCTCAGGTTCCGCTGCGTTTGGCGTGGGCTATAACAGTTCACAAAAGTCAGGGAATGACGCTGGATGCGGCTAAGATTGACCTGAGAAAGGCGTTTGTTGAAGGTATGGGTTATGTGGCTTTGAGTCGCGTGCGAGATTTGGACAATTTGTATCTATACGGAATTAACCGTAGAGCGCTGGAAGTTTCTCCTGACGCGCTGGCAATTGATGAGGTTTTGAGGCAGGCAAGTAGGGAATTTGCTGAGAGATATTAA
- a CDS encoding Kiwa anti-phage protein KwaB-like domain-containing protein codes for MEEVRETTDIFLWANQNDAKKNDLQIELFLFSKNYTPYFMPIKGDVEQQLRPLFLFDYINQVNLGAGTGLSVRDYELSESEDNVLLRTDLEKVGRAETLIHLIEHERHDIVEFSETEHEFKRMKGIVARFTDPNNPDATFYTVKLIQQGQTLKSALAWEFSDGKFGSFNAEVGFKVPDDNQVLIVGKDIFAFNPGKFERMFGYEYKKQVIADKKVAEIEKEYKLSFPEGMDLNALVKERKKTINKLQKLEIGAVKQEDVLDYADEMQLELMSDDNGAIIIMDGNDLDMFVNLINEDYIESKITGKRYEIKSKKLLGEPEGEPPRG; via the coding sequence ATGGAAGAAGTGAGGGAAACGACTGATATTTTTTTGTGGGCAAATCAAAATGACGCAAAAAAGAATGATTTACAGATAGAGCTGTTCTTATTTAGCAAAAATTACACGCCATATTTTATGCCGATAAAAGGCGATGTTGAGCAGCAGCTCAGACCGTTGTTCTTGTTTGATTATATCAATCAGGTCAATTTGGGTGCGGGTACTGGATTGAGCGTTCGTGATTATGAATTGAGCGAATCGGAAGATAATGTTTTATTGAGGACTGATCTGGAAAAGGTTGGGCGAGCTGAAACACTGATTCATTTGATTGAGCATGAACGTCACGACATTGTGGAGTTTTCGGAAACTGAGCACGAATTCAAGCGCATGAAGGGAATTGTGGCACGATTTACCGATCCAAATAACCCTGACGCGACATTCTACACAGTTAAGTTGATTCAGCAAGGTCAGACGCTGAAGAGCGCGTTGGCTTGGGAATTTTCTGACGGCAAATTTGGTTCGTTTAATGCGGAAGTTGGTTTTAAGGTTCCAGATGATAATCAAGTTTTGATTGTCGGTAAAGATATTTTTGCGTTTAATCCTGGAAAATTTGAGCGAATGTTTGGCTATGAATATAAAAAGCAGGTGATTGCTGATAAAAAAGTAGCTGAAATTGAGAAGGAATATAAGCTGAGTTTTCCAGAGGGAATGGATCTTAACGCGTTGGTGAAGGAGCGCAAAAAGACGATTAATAAATTGCAGAAATTGGAAATCGGCGCGGTTAAGCAGGAAGATGTTCTGGATTATGCTGATGAGATGCAATTGGAATTGATGAGCGATGATAATGGCGCGATTATTATCATGGACGGCAATGATTTGGATATGTTCGTAAATCTCATTAACGAGGATTATATCGAGAGTAAAATCACGGGCAAGCGTTACGAAATTAAGTCGAAGAAGCTGCTCGGTGAGCCAGAAGGCGAGCCGCCGCGGGGCTAA
- a CDS encoding ribonuclease H family protein has translation MTTYYTDGSASPNPGPGGFAVIRDLQPYILGSEDGDTTNIRMEGKALIAALKDANGAPCVIYSDSEFWINVVTKWAPGWEKRGWTKKSGEIKNLDIVRELYELYSNSQADLRWVRGHEGDEGNELADEWANRAREGERLTK, from the coding sequence ATGACGACTTACTATACTGACGGCTCTGCTTCGCCGAATCCCGGTCCAGGTGGGTTTGCGGTTATTCGTGATCTTCAGCCTTATATTTTGGGGTCAGAAGATGGCGATACTACTAATATTCGCATGGAGGGTAAGGCTTTAATTGCGGCATTGAAAGATGCTAATGGCGCGCCGTGCGTGATTTATTCTGATAGTGAGTTTTGGATTAACGTGGTTACCAAGTGGGCGCCGGGCTGGGAAAAGCGTGGCTGGACGAAGAAGAGCGGCGAGATTAAAAATCTGGATATTGTGCGTGAATTGTACGAACTATATTCAAATTCTCAGGCGGATTTACGTTGGGTGCGCGGTCATGAGGGCGACGAAGGAAACGAATTGGCTGACGAATGGGCTAATCGGGCGCGTGAAGGCGAAAGATTGACAAAATAA